One stretch of Gemmatimonadales bacterium DNA includes these proteins:
- a CDS encoding DUF2520 domain-containing protein, with amino-acid sequence MTFDHIAVIGPGRVGLSFARALFRAGESIAVLGREAQAIPEPLEPASPVWDAALAACDLVIVAVPDDAIGAVALELARSRLITADHAVLHTSGLCDRSSLAALNSSGAALGSIHPLQTFADPDGDPDALAGAPAVIEGDPRALAVARRVASMLRLTPVVEIEADKKPLYHAAAVFASNYPVVLAAIAGRLGRDAGLGDVAETLFLPLMRRTISNLEGGRLAALTGPIRRGDGGTVSRHLEVLAGEDRALYLALGREALAIAMRAGLDRSSADALRRALVDDPGTERGLAAKE; translated from the coding sequence GTGACATTCGATCACATCGCGGTCATCGGGCCGGGCCGTGTCGGTCTCTCCTTCGCCCGCGCGCTCTTTCGTGCCGGAGAGTCGATTGCCGTTCTCGGCCGCGAAGCGCAGGCAATACCTGAACCGCTCGAGCCGGCGTCGCCGGTCTGGGATGCCGCGCTCGCTGCCTGCGATCTGGTGATCGTTGCGGTGCCTGACGATGCCATCGGTGCAGTGGCGCTCGAGCTGGCCCGCTCCCGGTTGATCACCGCCGATCACGCCGTCCTCCACACCTCCGGGCTCTGCGATCGTTCGTCGCTGGCCGCCCTCAACAGTTCGGGGGCGGCGCTCGGTTCGATCCATCCATTGCAGACCTTCGCCGATCCCGACGGCGATCCCGATGCACTCGCCGGCGCGCCGGCGGTGATCGAAGGCGACCCGCGTGCCCTCGCCGTCGCTCGACGTGTCGCCTCGATGCTTCGCCTCACACCGGTGGTGGAAATCGAGGCGGACAAGAAGCCGCTCTACCACGCCGCTGCGGTGTTTGCCTCCAATTACCCGGTGGTCCTCGCCGCCATTGCCGGGCGCCTCGGGCGCGACGCCGGTCTCGGCGACGTCGCCGAGACGCTCTTCCTGCCATTGATGCGCAGGACGATCAGCAATCTCGAGGGCGGCAGGCTCGCGGCGCTGACTGGACCGATCCGTCGCGGCGATGGGGGAACGGTCTCACGTCATCTGGAGGTGCTGGCGGGCGAAGATCGTGCGCTCTACCTGGCACTGGGTCGGGAGGCGCTGGCGATTGCCATGCGTGCCGGTCTCGATCGGTCGAGCGCAGACGCGTTGCGTCGTGCGTTAGTTGACGATCCTGGTACCGAGCGGGGTCTTGCAGCGAAAGAGTGA